The Thiobacillus sp. genome contains the following window.
CACCCCGGCCAGGTGCTTGCTGGGAAACGGGCAGCCAGGCTGGTTGGGGTTGACGATGAGGGCTTCCGGTAGGGCGTCACCGGGCAGGTGGTGGTCCGTGACCAGCACCTCAAGTCCCAGGCGGCGGGCTTCCTCGATGCCCGCGTTGGCAGCGATGCCGTTGTCCACGGTGATGAGCAGGTGGGGCTTGCGCTCCGCGGCCAGGGCCACGATTTCCGGCGAGAGGCCGTATCCGTACTCGAAGCGGTTGGGCACCAGGTAGTCCACTTCCGCGCCCAGGGCCCGGAGCCCGCTCATGGCCACGGCGGTGGCGGTGGCACCGTCGGCGTCGTAGTCTCCCACCACCAGCAGGCGTTCCCGGCGCTGGATGGCATCCGCCAGCCTTGCGGCGGCGGCCTCGCAATGGAGCAGCCGGGCGTAGGGCAGGAGTTCGTTCAGGCCCCGTTTCAGGTCCCCCGGCCCTGCCACGCCCCGGGCAGAGAACAGGCGGGCCAGCAGGGGCGGGTAGCCCGCCCGAACCAGGGCATCCAGGGCCGGCTCGGAGGCGGGTCTGGGGTGAAGATTGAGCATGGTGCCATTCTACCGGCAGTGGTGGGCTCCCTTGGCCGGGCATGGTTGCTTCTGCCCATGTGTTTTCACCTATGCCGATGGATAATCGGCCCCATGAAAATGTTTACGTGGATATTTGCCTGGATCCTGATGGGGGTTGCTACCTGCCAGGCGGCTCCCGGGGAGTCGGCCTCCCCTGTCGAGAAGGTCAGGCTCCAGCTCAAGTGGCTGCACCAATTCCAGTTCGCGGGCTATTACGCCGCCCTGAGCCAGGGCTATTACCGGGAGGTCGGTCTGGATGTGGCCATCCTGGAAGCGCCGGCCCACGAATCCGCCGTGGACGTGGTGAGCAGGGGAGATGCCGAATACGGGGTGCATGGCTCCGACCTGGTGGTGGAACGGGCCAGGGGCAAGCCGGTGCGGGCCCTGGCGGCCATCTTCCAGCACTCCCCCATGATCCTGCTGGCGCGGCGGGACCGGCGCATCGATTCCCTCCACGACCTGGCCAACCGTCGCCTGCTGCTGGGCCCGGACGCGGCGGAACTGGCGGCCTACCTGAAGAGCGAAGGGGTTCCTTACCAGTTGTCCCGCACCCACCAGAGCTTCGACCTCAAGGCCCTGCTGGAGGGGGACGTGGATGCCATGCCGGCCTATTCCACGGACGAGGTGTACCTCATGGAACAGGCCCAGGTGCCCTACAGCCAGTTCTCGCCTCGGGCCGCGGGCATCGATTTCTACGGCGACGTGCTTTTCACCTCCGAGCAGGAACTGCAACAGCACCCGGACCGGGTGCGCCGGTTCGTGGAGGCCACCCTGCGGGGGTGGTACTACGCCCTGGCCCATCGGGAAGAACTGGCGCGTCTGATCCACGCCGACTACAGCCAGCGCCACAGCATGGAGCACCTGCTGTTCGAAGCGGAGCAGACCCGGCGCCTCATGACCCCGGAACTGGTGGAGATCGGCCAAATGAACCCGGGTCGCTGGCGCCACATCGCCGACACCTTCGCCGAACTGGGCATGATGCCCGCCAACTATCCCCTGGACGATTTCCTGCAACCCAGGGAAGTCCCGCCCCAGGACTACACCCGCTTTTACCTGACACTGGGCGCGGCCTTCCTGGCGGTGGCCCTGGCGGTGTGGGTCAGCCTGTACTTTTCCCGCCTCAACCGTACCCTGCGCCGGGAAGTGGCTGAGCGCCAGCGCCTGCAGGAGGACCTGGAACGCCTGGCCAACACCGATGCCCTGACGGGGCTGCCCAACCGCCGCTATTTCATGGCCCAGATGGTCAGCGAGCTGGCGCGGCGCCAGCGCTACGGTCATCCCCTCTCCCTGCTCATGCTGGACCTGGACCACTTCAAGCAGATCAACGACCAGTGGGGCCACGGCGTGGGCGACGAGGCCTTGCGCCAGTTCGCCGATTCCGTGCAATGCTGCTTGCGCACCCAGGACGTGGCCGGTCGCCTGGGGGGCGAGGAGTTCGCCATCCTCCTGCCGGAGACCGCCGAATACGTGGCGCGCCCCGTGGCGGAACGGATCCGCGCCCGCCTGGAGCAGACGCCCGTTCCCACCGGCAACGGTCCATGCGTCGTCACGGTCAGCATCGGCGTGGCCGAGGTGCGGAAAGAAGACAGCGTGGAAACGCTGATGCACCGCGCCGACGCGGCGCTCTATGCCGCCAAGCAGCAGGGCCGCAATCGAGTGGTGTCGTCGGCTGATCTATAGTTTCCATGGGGGCCGCATTCACTGATGGCGGCCCATAGAAAGGGACCCCGGATGTCCAATCTCAAGGCCTTGGAAGCGAGCCAGCTCTACCGGCGCTGCGATCCTGCCCAGTTCTCCTTCGAGACCACCGCCGAGCTCCCTACGGGCACGGAGATCATCGGCCAGGCCCGGGCGGTGGAGGCCGTGGAATTCGGCATCGACATTCCCCATGAGGGCTTCAACCTGTTCGTCCTGGGCGACCCCGGCACGGGTCGCCATTCCGTGGTGCGTCGGCTGCTGGAGGCCAAGGCCGGGGCGGGGCAGGTGCCCAGCGACTGGTGTTATGTCTACAACTTCGCCGAGGGCAACAAGCCCCGCCTGCTGCGGGTCCCCGCCGGCCGGGGCGGCCAGTTCAAGCGGGACATGCAGGACTTCGTCGCGGAACTTTCCAAGGCCATATCCGCCGCCTTCGACAGCGATGAATACCGGGCCCGCATCGATGCCATCAACGAAGCCTTCAAGGCCAGGGAGGAGGGTGCCCTCCAGGCCCTGGGCCAGGAGGCGGTGGAGCAGGGCATCGCCCTGTTGCGCACCCCCCATGGCTTCGCCTTCGCCCCAGTCAAGGGTGAGGAAGCCATCGATCCGGAGGCCTTCGAGAAGCTGCCGGAGGCGGAGAAGGACCGCATCGGCAAGCTCATGGACGCCTACTCCGAGCGCCTGAAGCAGCTCATGGCCCAATTGCCCCGCTGGCGCCGGGAGACCCAGGCCCAGATCAAGGAGGCCAGCCGTGAGGCTATGGGCTACGCCGTGGGCCACCTGATCGAGGAACTGAAGTCCCGCTACAGGGACTTGGCCCAGGTCACGGCTTTCCTGGACGAGGTCCAGCGCAACGTCATAGAGACCGGGGAACAACTGCGGGAACAGCCCCGCAGCGAGGGGGACTTCAGCAACATCGTCATCAGCGGCACCCTGTCCACGGCCCGCTACCAGGTGAACCTGCTGGTGGACAACGCCAATACTCCTGCCGCCCCGGTGGTGTTCGAGGACAACCCCATCTACCCCAACCTGGTTGGCCGGGTGGACCATATCTCCCAGATGGGCACCCTGGTGACCAACTTCACCCTCATCAAGCCCGGCGCCCTGCACCGGGCCAACGGCGGTTACCTGGTGCTGGACGCCCTGAAGGTCCTGACCCAG
Protein-coding sequences here:
- a CDS encoding diguanylate cyclase is translated as MKMFTWIFAWILMGVATCQAAPGESASPVEKVRLQLKWLHQFQFAGYYAALSQGYYREVGLDVAILEAPAHESAVDVVSRGDAEYGVHGSDLVVERARGKPVRALAAIFQHSPMILLARRDRRIDSLHDLANRRLLLGPDAAELAAYLKSEGVPYQLSRTHQSFDLKALLEGDVDAMPAYSTDEVYLMEQAQVPYSQFSPRAAGIDFYGDVLFTSEQELQQHPDRVRRFVEATLRGWYYALAHREELARLIHADYSQRHSMEHLLFEAEQTRRLMTPELVEIGQMNPGRWRHIADTFAELGMMPANYPLDDFLQPREVPPQDYTRFYLTLGAAFLAVALAVWVSLYFSRLNRTLRREVAERQRLQEDLERLANTDALTGLPNRRYFMAQMVSELARRQRYGHPLSLLMLDLDHFKQINDQWGHGVGDEALRQFADSVQCCLRTQDVAGRLGGEEFAILLPETAEYVARPVAERIRARLEQTPVPTGNGPCVVTVSIGVAEVRKEDSVETLMHRADAALYAAKQQGRNRVVSSADL